A single region of the Candidatus Poribacteria bacterium genome encodes:
- a CDS encoding Gfo/Idh/MocA family oxidoreductase, translating to MIKVAKISMAHVHAGGYARKINENSETELVAVWDEEEYGGREAAEQYEVPFYTDLDEVLSRDDVDAVAVDAITSDHPRVMIAAAEAGKHIFTEKALAITVAECDPIIEAVEKAGVKFMISLPSRANPEILFAKKAIDDGLLGDITFGRGRIAHSAALDSWFSGTSAWFADPARAGGGALFDLGCHRVDVIRWLMGEPRSAIAKINNFTGNFPIDDNSVSVVEFANKALGVIDVAWTHRSGPNMLEIYGTEGSFAAGHGEMHFETRKLSDEEKAEYIANAPAAPPEPIQQWINAILRDEPMTITIQDGRNLTELMQAFYMSSEQGQSIDFPL from the coding sequence ATGATAAAAGTCGCAAAGATTAGTATGGCGCATGTCCACGCCGGTGGTTATGCCCGAAAAATTAATGAAAACTCTGAAACCGAACTCGTTGCCGTCTGGGACGAAGAAGAATACGGTGGAAGAGAAGCAGCAGAACAGTACGAAGTCCCGTTCTATACCGATCTTGATGAAGTCCTCAGCCGCGACGATGTAGACGCTGTCGCCGTTGACGCGATTACGTCCGACCATCCGCGTGTGATGATCGCTGCCGCTGAAGCTGGGAAACACATCTTCACAGAGAAGGCACTCGCGATTACTGTCGCGGAATGTGATCCAATTATTGAGGCTGTCGAGAAGGCGGGTGTGAAGTTCATGATTTCGCTGCCTTCCCGGGCTAACCCTGAAATTTTGTTCGCGAAAAAAGCGATCGACGATGGGCTGCTTGGGGATATCACGTTCGGTAGAGGGCGGATCGCACATTCCGCCGCGTTGGATAGTTGGTTTAGTGGCACGAGCGCATGGTTTGCAGATCCAGCCCGCGCGGGTGGCGGTGCCCTTTTCGATTTGGGGTGTCATCGTGTCGATGTTATTCGGTGGTTGATGGGTGAGCCGAGGAGTGCTATCGCTAAGATTAACAACTTCACTGGCAACTTCCCGATTGATGACAACAGCGTCTCCGTTGTTGAGTTCGCGAACAAGGCACTCGGCGTGATTGATGTTGCGTGGACACACCGTTCCGGTCCAAATATGCTTGAGATTTACGGCACGGAAGGCTCATTTGCCGCGGGACACGGCGAGATGCATTTTGAAACCCGCAAACTCTCTGATGAAGAGAAAGCGGAATACATCGCTAACGCCCCCGCCGCACCCCCTGAACCGATACAACAGTGGATTAACGCCATTCTTCGCGATGAACCGATGACGATTACGATCCAAGATGGACGTAACCTCACGGAACTCATGCAGGCATTCTACATGTCCTCTGAACAAGGACAGTCAATTGATTTCCCGCTGTAG
- a CDS encoding phytanoyl-CoA dioxygenase family protein: MSDIGKFFHENGYYFAKGVYSSEEINAMENDFDRVVDQLLKSDENVNARWGGRLMDALDGGESVIIHTHNIQSFSGVWMQAFLQEKFLDITEAILGPDIMLHHSKLFCKPPETGSPFPLHQDWQYFPSVKDTMIAAMIYVSEATDEMGCVRVYPGSHRELGRMDGMMGSGKNAEVTERYPIENATVLEAEPGDVLFFSYFTLHGSMPNHSNQTRKSVLVQMLAGDDEIESENRHTNVKLVLRGWNHLATRSSIGRII; the protein is encoded by the coding sequence ATGTCAGATATCGGCAAATTCTTTCACGAAAACGGATACTATTTCGCCAAAGGTGTCTATTCGTCCGAAGAAATCAATGCGATGGAGAATGATTTCGATCGGGTGGTGGATCAACTCCTCAAAAGCGATGAGAACGTCAACGCACGTTGGGGGGGCAGATTGATGGACGCCCTTGATGGCGGTGAATCCGTTATCATCCATACCCACAATATTCAGAGTTTCTCCGGTGTTTGGATGCAGGCGTTCTTGCAGGAGAAGTTCCTTGATATTACCGAAGCCATCCTCGGACCGGATATTATGCTTCACCACTCCAAACTTTTCTGCAAACCACCAGAGACGGGTTCACCCTTTCCGCTGCACCAAGATTGGCAGTATTTCCCGTCCGTCAAAGACACGATGATAGCCGCTATGATCTATGTTTCAGAGGCTACCGATGAAATGGGGTGTGTCCGTGTTTATCCGGGTTCCCACAGGGAATTGGGACGTATGGATGGCATGATGGGAAGTGGAAAGAACGCTGAAGTTACGGAACGATATCCGATTGAAAATGCTACCGTTTTAGAAGCGGAACCGGGAGATGTACTTTTCTTTAGTTACTTTACCCTGCACGGTTCGATGCCAAACCACTCGAACCAAACGCGAAAGAGTGTCCTCGTTCAAATGCTTGCCGGTGATGATGAGATCGAATCCGAGAATCGTCACACCAACGTCAAATTGGTGCTTCGTGGGTGGAATCATCTCGCAACCCGTTCTTCTATTGGAAGGATTATATAA
- a CDS encoding ABC transporter ATP-binding protein — MLDVQNLCKSFDKKPFLTKLTFQVSAGECLVLLGKNGSGKTLLLNILATLVEPTSGTVSIDGIDAFANLKQVRPSIGYIPVAFEGYPEVSVVNYLNFFAAAYKLEKRERIGAIDAVLELMDIQHLHEVKIGALSTGERQRLLFAKTFLHEPQLWLLDEPLAPLDPDGQIEMTELLNELQAMGKTVVVATNRLEDARRLCDSDSHVENLIGILDNGQFAVFNTFRKLQQEITEDDSTESPVSSWLNELFAQA; from the coding sequence ATGTTGGATGTCCAGAATCTCTGCAAATCCTTTGACAAGAAACCTTTTCTTACGAAACTTACATTTCAAGTGTCGGCCGGAGAGTGTCTCGTCCTACTCGGTAAGAACGGTTCAGGCAAAACGCTCCTACTCAACATATTGGCGACCTTAGTCGAACCGACATCAGGGACTGTTTCTATTGATGGAATTGATGCATTTGCGAATCTCAAACAGGTACGTCCAAGCATCGGATATATCCCCGTCGCGTTTGAAGGATATCCTGAGGTGTCTGTTGTCAATTACCTCAATTTCTTTGCCGCGGCCTACAAATTAGAGAAGCGCGAGCGTATCGGAGCCATCGATGCAGTCCTCGAATTAATGGACATTCAGCACCTACATGAGGTCAAAATTGGTGCGCTATCAACGGGAGAACGACAACGGCTTTTGTTCGCCAAAACCTTTCTACACGAGCCGCAATTGTGGCTGCTTGATGAACCGCTCGCACCGCTTGATCCGGATGGACAGATCGAGATGACGGAACTTCTCAATGAACTCCAAGCGATGGGAAAGACTGTCGTAGTTGCTACCAATCGTCTGGAGGATGCCCGTCGATTGTGTGATTCTGACTCGCACGTCGAAAACCTTATCGGCATCTTGGACAACGGTCAATTCGCTGTCTTCAACACATTTCGAAAGTTGCAGCAGGAAATTACAGAAGACGATAGCACAGAAAGCCCTGTGTCAAGTTGGTTGAATGAGCTTTTCGCACAGGCGTAG